In Rosa chinensis cultivar Old Blush chromosome 1, RchiOBHm-V2, whole genome shotgun sequence, a genomic segment contains:
- the LOC112196201 gene encoding putative invertase inhibitor: MTTPIFTFTFLPLFLLFSSTFTPITANNVISEICKKCAQEEYTSMSYKFCVTSLQADPNSQGADLRQLGLISMKLVKNNVTNTRRFIKNLLKNEELDKFVRMCLDDCLDLYTDAITSIKQAVKDYKMKDNRHANLAVSSVAGAATTCEDGFEETPGLVSPLTKRNNEMSQLCDIALMIITMVSSSFY, from the coding sequence ATGACAACTCCCATATTCACCTTCACATTCctccctctcttcctcctcttctcatCAACCTTCACTCCCATAACTGCCAACAATGTCATCTCTGAAATCTGCAAGAAATGTGCTCAAGAAGAGTACACCAGCATGAGCTACAAGTTCTGCGTGACTTCTCTCCAAGCCGACCCAAACAGCCAAGGCGCCGATCTCCGGCAACTTGGCCTCATATCCATGAAGCTAGTCAAGAACAATGTGACCAACACAAGGCGCTTCATCAAGAATCTTCTCAAGAACGAGGAGCTTGACAAGTTCGTAAGGATGTGTTTGGATGACTGTTTGGACCTTTACACAGACGCCATAACTAGCATCAAGCAAGCCGTCAAGGATTACAAAATGAAGGACAACAGACACGCCAATCTCGCAGTGAGTTCGGTCGCCGGTGCCGCCACGACTTGCGAAGATGGATTCGAAGAGACACCAGGGTTGGTTTCGCCATTAACGAAGAGGAACAACGAGATGTCTCAGCTGTGTGATATAGCGCTTATGATTATCACTATGGTCAGTTCGTCGTTTTATTAA